The Triticum aestivum cultivar Chinese Spring chromosome 7B, IWGSC CS RefSeq v2.1, whole genome shotgun sequence genome window below encodes:
- the LOC123162808 gene encoding uncharacterized protein, translated as MELFQDGQHVRLRSRGRGTYLHADDDGLGVSLRRLHASMNVAWAVHLYQGHYLLLQSAAYGGYLAATAAPARRGHRGRRVEQRNYYHSEVDLMLWQAVQMENLFLNSINGGNLRANRRYRPWNNGVSVDHIDDINNISTMMHWVVEVIPAREIIPRLPRPSPLPDLLLRPRLILYVWPNIHGGLITHGTFVFGGRSVFRLRSELARRLGDLAIMDLEVADLVMCLPTYDGRLIPLVVDLPRSGETLHIVVVIVGSPAYMALQYADVDA; from the exons ATGGAGCTGTTCCAGGACGGCCAGCACGTGCGGCTGCGGAGCCGCGGGCGCGGGACGTACCTGCACGCCGACGACGACGGGCTTGGCGTCTCCCTCCGCCGGCTCCACGCGTCGATGAACGTGGCTTGGGCGGTGCACTTGTACCAGGGCCACTACCTGCTCCTCCAGAGCGCCGCCTACGGTGGCTACCTCGCCGCCACGGCCGCGCCGGCGCGGCGCGGCCACCGCGGGCGCCGCGTCGAGCAGCGCAACTACTATCACTCGGAGGTGGATCTAATGCTTTGGCAGGCCGTCCAGATGGAGAACCTCTTCCTCAATAGCATCAACGGCGGAAACCTCCGCGCCAACCGGAGGTACCGCCCCTGGAACAACGGCGTCAGCGTCGACCACATCGACGACATCAACAACATCAGCACCATGATGCACTGGGTCGTGGAGGTCATCCCCGCCAGGGAGATCATACCTCGCCTTCCACGTCCGTCTCCG CTTCCCGACCTCTTATTGCGGCCGCGGCTGATCTTGTACGTGTGGCCGAACATCCACGGGGGCCTCATCACCCACGGCACGTTCGTGTTCGGTGGGAGGTCCGTGTTCCGCCTGAGGAGCGAGCTGGCTAGGCGGCTGGGCGACCTCGCAATCATGGACCTGGAGGTCGCCGACCTCGTCATGTGCTTGCCCACGTATGATGGCCGGCTTATTCCACTGGTCGTGGATCTGCCCCGCAGCGGCGAGACCCTCCACATCGTGGTCGTCATCGTCGGGTCACCTG